The uncultured Desulfovibrio sp. DNA window TGGTGGTGGTCTTGCCGTGGGTGCCGGCAATGGCAATGCCCTGCCGCAGGCGCATGAGTTCGGCCAGCATTTCGGCCCGGGGAATGATGGCAATATTGCGCCGGCGGGCTTCCACCAGCTCGGGATTATCGTCCGCAATGGCCGTGGACTTGACCAGAACCTGAACATCCCCCACATTTTCCGGCGCATGACCGATGGCAATATGCGCACCCAGTGACCGCAGATGGCGCACCACGGCGGAATCTGCCATATCGGAGCCGGAGATATCGTAGCCCTGGCTCAACAGGACCTCGGCAATGCCGCTCATGCCGGCACCACCAATGCCCACCATGTGAATATGTCGGATTCTGTTATTCATGACGTATATCCTGCTTCTGCCCGCATGGGCATTCCCGGCACGCAAAGACGTGCATCATTTTCCCTGTCAGCCGCGCTGGCGCGGGGCGTCAGGCAGGCCGCCCGCCACCCGTTCCAGCACATGGCACACCGCCTCCGCCGCATGCGGACATCCCGCTGCCAGCGCCTTCCGGCCCATGGCGCGACACGTTGCTTCATCCGCCAGCAGGGCCAGCAGCATACCGGCCAGGTCATCACTTGCCATCCGGCTTTCCGGCAGATGGCGCGCGGCACCGGCCCGCTCCAGCGCCAGCGCATTGCTGGTCTGGTGGTCATGGGCCGCGTGAGGAAAGGGCACAAGCACCGATGGCAGCCCCACGGCACACAGCTCGGCCACGGTGGTGGCCCCGGCCCGGCACAGCACCAGATCGGCCCAGGCATAGGCCCCGGCCATATCGTCAATGAAGGCGCTCACGCAGTCCCCGTCATAGCCGGCAGCTACGTAGGCCGCACGGGTGGCCGCCTCGTCTGCCCTCCCGGTCTGGTGGCGTATTTCCACCCCGGCCTCCCGGAAGCGCGACAACTGCTCCCGCATATAGGCGTTGATGGCGTGCGCGCCCTGCGAGCCGCCCATGATCAGCAGGCGCCGCCCCGTGAAGGAGCGCTGACGGCAGCCCACGGCCGCCACCTCTGCCCGCACGGGATTGCCCGTGAAAACGCATTTGGCCGCCGCAAAGCCGCTGGTGCCTTCCAGCGACAGGCATACCCTGTCCACCAGGCGGGACAGCACCTTGTTGCTCAGCCCCGCAATGGCATTCTGCTCATGAAGAATGCCCGGAACGCCGCACAGGCGGGCCGCCAGCAGGGGCGCGAACGAGGCGTAGCCGCCAAAGCCTGCCACCGCCTGCGGACGAAATCGCCGGATCACGGAAAACGCCGTGCCGCAGGCGCCCAGCATGTGCCAGGCCGCTCCGGCAGCACGCAGGCCCCGCCCCAGAAAACCACGCACAGGCAGCCCCACAAAGGGAATGCCGGCCCGCTCCACAAGCTGCCGCTCCGGCCCGTACTGCGATCCCATGAAAAGCAGTTCCAGCCCGGCATGCCGGCGCCGCAGCTCCTCGGCCACGGCCAGTGCCGGAAAGATATGGCCACCGGTTCCCCCGGTGGTCAGGAGGACTTTTTCCATCCTTCCGCCGTCCTTGAAAAATTCAACAACAGGCCAATACTGGTCATGGTTGCCAGCAGATTACTGCCACCATAGCTCATGAGCGGCATGGGCACGCCCTTGGGCGGAGCCACGCCCATGACCACGGCCAGATTCATGACGCAGCCCAGGGCGATGATGGCCGTCAACCCAAAGGCCGTGAAGCGGTCACGCAATTCCCGCTGCCCCATGGTGATGCGGTAGCAGCGCCAGAACAGCAGGCTGAACAGCAGCATGACCACGCTCACGCCCACAAATCCCAGCTCCTCGCCCAGCACGGCCATGATGAAGTCGTTATGGGCTTCGGGCAGATAGAACATTTTCTGCTTGCTGGCGCCCACGCCCACACCGAAGAAGCTGCCCGACCCGATGGCCAGCAGGGATTGCACCAGGTGGTAGCCCGTATTGGACGGATCCGCAAAGGGGTCCAGAAAGGCCAGCAGCCGGCGCATGCGGTAGGGCGAGGAAATGGCCAGGGCCACGGCCCCGGCACCCACAAGGCCCATGGCAAAGACCAGATAGATAAGGCGCGTTCCTCCGGCCACACACATGAGGAAAAGCAGCATGGCCAGCACCACCGAACTGCCGAAATCCGGCTGGAGCAGCAGAAGAAAGCAGAACAGGCCCGTCACCGCAAAGGGCGGAATGACCCCGCGGCTGAAGGTCTTGATGAGGTCCTGCTTGGCACTCATGAAATAGGCCAGATACAGGGCCATGGCCACCTTGACGAATTCCATGGGCTGCACGGCAAATGGCCCCACGGGTATCCAGCGCTTGGCGCCGTTGATGGTGGGCGTCAGGGGCGAAAGCGTGATCAGCAGCAGCAGCAGCGACAGAAAGAGCGCCGGATACTGCAATTTGTACAGCCAGTTGCGTGGCAGCAGGGCAGCCACCCACAGGGCCAGCAGCCCCACGCCGGCAAAGGCGACCTGCCGTTTGAAAAAGTAGTATTTGTCCCCGTTCTCGATTTCCGCCACGATACCGCTGGCAGACAGCACCATGATGAGGCCGATGGAAAGAATGACCACCGTAAGCGTGAACAGCCACCAGTCAAAGCTGCCGGACAGCGTTTTTTCCGCCACGCGGGAAAGCACCGTGGCTGCCTTGCTCTGGCGAAAATTGTTCTTCTTCATGCCAGGTCCCCGACAATGCGTCTGAAATCCTCGCCACGCCGGGCATAGCTTGCGTACTGGTCAAAGCTGGACGTTGCCGGCGCCAGCAGCACCACATCGCCGCGTTCCGCCGTGGCAGCCAGCGCCTGCACGGCATCCTTCAGATACTCATGCCAGTGCAGCGGCACGCTGCCCTTCCAGGCATTTTCAAAATATTCCCGACTGCCGCCAAAAAGGGCCACTTCCTTCACGTGCCGTTGCAGCAGCGGCAGCAGGGCTTCCAGGTCGCCCCCCTTGTACTTGCCGCCGCACAGCAGGCGCACGGGCTGCGCAAAGGCTTCCAGCGCCACCCGCAGAGCGGAAACGGTGGTGCACTTGGAATCATTGACGTAGAGCACGCCATGATGCATGCCCACCTGTTCCAGACGGTGCGGCAGGGGCTGGAAGGCCGCCACGGCAGCCGCGGCATCGGCCTCGCTCACGCCCACAGCCCGGCAGGCCTGCCAGGCGGCTTCTTCATTGAAGCGATTGTGGCGGCCCAGCAGCCGGCTGCCCGGAAAGCGCGGCGCACAAACATCCGGCAGGAAAATCTGCCGTGCCCGCAGGCCGAAGGACGCGGCCAGCGGGCGCAGGTCCTCATGCAGAATGGCTATATCGTCCTCGGTCTGGCACTGAAACAGGCGGAACTTGGCCTCCGTGTATTCGTCCATGTCCTTGTGATAATCCAGGTGATTGGGCGAAATATTGAGAATAACCCCCACATGCGGCCGGAAGGTGGTACAGCCCTGCAGCTGAAAGCTGGATACCTCCAGCACAAGCACATCGGCCTTGCGGCCCGCCAGAAGATATTCCGACAGGGGCGTTCCGATATTCCCCCCCAGAAACACGCGGCGACCTGCCTGCCGCAGCATGGCCGCCATCAGGCTCACCGTGGTGGTCTTGCCGCTGGTGCCGGTAACGGCCAGCACCGTTTCCCCGTCCAGGCAGCGCCAGGCCAGCTCCATCTCCGACAGAATCCGGCACTGCGGATCGTGCGCCCAGGCGCCCATCATCTCCCGCAGGCGGGCCACAGGCAGCGCCGGACTGGGGACCACCAGGGATGCCCCCCCGAAAAAGGCCTCACGGTGCTCGCCTGTCAGCACTTCTATGCCGTCACGCCGCAGGTTTTCCTGCGCAACGGCATCCAGCGCCTTGGCATTGCTTTCCAGCAGACGGACGCGCGCGCCCCGCTTCCGCAGCAGGCGGGCAGCCGCCAGGCCGGAACGTCCAGCCCCCACCACTACAGCCAGCTTGCCCGCTTCTTCCGCGTTCCTCTGCCACGCACCGCACTGTTCCTGAGTCATGCTCTTCTCCCCGGCGATCCGCGCCGGACTAGGGCTTATCGGGGCAAATCGGCTGCTCCGAAAGTATCATTATTCCTCTGACGGCAGGCAGACATGCCGTTTGCCGTCCCGGCCCGCTCAACGCAGCTTGAGCATGGAAAGGGCCACCAGCGCCAGCAGAATGGACGTGATCCAGAACCGTATGATGATCTTGGATTCCGGCACGCCCTTGAGTTCAAAATGATGATGCAGGGGCGCCATGCGGAACAGGCGCTTGCCGCCCGTCCAGCGGAAATAACCCACCTGCATGATGACCGAAAGCGTCTCCACCACAAACAGGCCGCCCACCACGGCCAGCACCAGCTCCTGCTTGCTGAGCAGCGCCAGATAGCCCAGGACGCCGCCCAGGCTGAGCGACCCCACATCGCCCATGAAGACCTGCGCCGGATAGGCATTGAACCAGAGAAAGCCCAGGCCCGCGCCCACCAGAGCGGCACAGAATACCGTCACCTCGCCGATGCCCGGCACATAGGGCACCAGCAGATAGGAGGCCAGGCGAGCATTGCCGGTGACGTAGATGAAGATGGCAAAAACCGCACTGGCCACAATGGTGGGGCCTATGGCCAGACCGTCCAGGCCGTCGGTGAGATTGACGGCATTGGAGGCAGCCACCATGACAAAAACCCCGAACGGCACATAGAAAATGCCCAGATCGGGCGTCCATTCCTTGACAAAGGGGATGAGCAGCGTGGTGTCGCAGTTGTCGTTGATATACAGCAGCCACATGGCCACCAGCGCCACAAGGCACTGTCCCGACATCTTGGCCCGGCCGGAAATGCCGCGGTTCTCGTGATGGCGCAGCTTGGTCAGGTCATCCCACAGACCCACGGCGCCGAAGCCCACAAAGACAAAAAAGGTCTGCCACACGTAGGCATTGGTCATGTCGGCCCACAGCAGCAGGCTCAGCCCCAGGCTGAAAATAATCATGATGCCGCCCATGGTGGGCGTTCCGGCCTTGGCGGCATGGGCCGTCACATCCTCATGGATGTACTGGCCGCACTTGACCCGGCGCAGCCAGGCAATGAAGCGCGGCCCCAGCAGGACCGAAATGACCAGCGCCGTGATGAGCGCCCCCAGAGAGCGAAAGGTGATGTAGCGAAAAACGTTGAGCGCGGTCCATTCGCCCACCAGCGGAACCAGAAAATAATACAACATGCCGTCGTGTTCTCCCGCTGTCTCAGGCCTGCGCCTGCGACAGGGCTTCCAGCCAGCCTTCCAGCCGGTTGCTGCGCGATCCCTTGAAAAGCACCAGGGCGCCGTGCGGCAGGCCCCTGCCCAGCTCCGCCATGACGCCGCAAAAGGCCGCAGCGTCTTCCGGCTCCAGGAACGGCCCGTGATAGCCGCCCCGCTCCAGGCCGGTGCGCACAGCCTCGGCCTGGCCCCCCTTCCAGATCACCGCCACCGGCCGCAGTTCGGCCAGATGGCGTCCCAGTTTTTCATGCTCCGCTTCGCTCACATCGCCCAGTTCCCGCATCTCGCCCAGCACGGGAATGAAGCTGTCCGCCGCTTCGCGCTGTGCCATGTCCGCCGCCGTATCCAGCATGCGGCGCATGGAAAGGGGATTGGCATTGTAGGTATCGTCAATGGCCTTCCATGGCCCGATGATCCGCCGGGCAAAGCGCTGGCCGGGCATTTCGGCCCCTGCTATGCCCCGGACGATGGTTTCCGCCGGCAGTCCCAGCAGATAGGCCGCGGCCGCTACGGCAATGCAGTTTTCCGTCCCGTAGTCTCCCTGAAAGGGCGCCAGCACATCGCAGGGCGTACCGTCCAGCCAGAGGCGATAGCGGCCCCGCTCGCCCTGGCGGCCCGTAGGCGCCCCGCGGAACTGCAGGGGACGGCCCTCGGCCGTGAAATAACAGAGATCGGCACGCACAGCGCGGGCCTCGCGCACCAGATCGGGATAATCGGCATTGACCAGACAGATACCGTTGCGCGGCACATAGGACAGCAGACGGGCCTTGTGCCAGGCCACGCCACGTGCGCCCAGCCCCTCGGTATGGCCTGGCCCCACATTGAGAATGAGCGCCAGGTCAGGACGCAGGATGGCGCCCAGGTCATCCATGTCGCCCTCGTGGCTGATGCCGGCCTCCATGACCCAGAAGGCTTCGTCCCCGTCGGTGGACAGCATGGACAGAGGCATGCCGATCTGATTGTTGTGGTTGGCCGCATTGCGAGCCGTCTTGCCATGCAGGGACAGCACATGGGCCAGCAGTTCCTTGATGGTGGTCTTGCCGGCCGTTCCGGTGATGCCCACCACCCTCACCGACGCACAGCGCGTGCGCCACAGGGCAGCCATCTGCCCCAGGGCCTGAACGGCATCATCCACCAGCAGATAGGGCACCGTCAGCCCCTCCACGGGCCGCGTGCCCAGAATGGCCACGGCCCCGGCGGCCTCGGCCTGCCGTGCATAGACATGACCATCCGTATGCTCGCCGGCAATGCACACAAAGAGGGACCCCGGCCGCACGGCCCGGCTGTCCGTGGTCACGGCGCTTACCGTCTGCCCGCCTCCGCCGGCAAGCGGACAGCCCACTGCCGCCGCCAGCGCTTCCAGTTCTATGCGCACCCCAAAATCTCCCGCACCACTTCCTGGTCGCTGTAGTGATGCTTGACACCCTGAATGATCTGATAATCCTCGTGCCCCTTGCCCGCGATGAGCAGGGCATCCTGCGGCCCCATCATTTCCAGCGCCTTGCGGGTGGCGGTGCGGCGATCCACCTCCACCAGCACTTCCCGCGCCCGGGCCAGACCGGGCAGCACATCGCGCAGGATGGCCTCCGGGTCCTCAAAGCGGGGATTGTCCGACGTCAGGATGGCCACGTCCGCATAC harbors:
- the murG gene encoding undecaprenyldiphospho-muramoylpentapeptide beta-N-acetylglucosaminyltransferase; the encoded protein is MEKVLLTTGGTGGHIFPALAVAEELRRRHAGLELLFMGSQYGPERQLVERAGIPFVGLPVRGFLGRGLRAAGAAWHMLGACGTAFSVIRRFRPQAVAGFGGYASFAPLLAARLCGVPGILHEQNAIAGLSNKVLSRLVDRVCLSLEGTSGFAAAKCVFTGNPVRAEVAAVGCRQRSFTGRRLLIMGGSQGAHAINAYMREQLSRFREAGVEIRHQTGRADEAATRAAYVAAGYDGDCVSAFIDDMAGAYAWADLVLCRAGATTVAELCAVGLPSVLVPFPHAAHDHQTSNALALERAGAARHLPESRMASDDLAGMLLALLADEATCRAMGRKALAAGCPHAAEAVCHVLERVAGGLPDAPRQRG
- the ftsW gene encoding putative lipid II flippase FtsW, giving the protein MKKNNFRQSKAATVLSRVAEKTLSGSFDWWLFTLTVVILSIGLIMVLSASGIVAEIENGDKYYFFKRQVAFAGVGLLALWVAALLPRNWLYKLQYPALFLSLLLLLITLSPLTPTINGAKRWIPVGPFAVQPMEFVKVAMALYLAYFMSAKQDLIKTFSRGVIPPFAVTGLFCFLLLLQPDFGSSVVLAMLLFLMCVAGGTRLIYLVFAMGLVGAGAVALAISSPYRMRRLLAFLDPFADPSNTGYHLVQSLLAIGSGSFFGVGVGASKQKMFYLPEAHNDFIMAVLGEELGFVGVSVVMLLFSLLFWRCYRITMGQRELRDRFTAFGLTAIIALGCVMNLAVVMGVAPPKGVPMPLMSYGGSNLLATMTSIGLLLNFSRTAEGWKKSS
- the mraY gene encoding phospho-N-acetylmuramoyl-pentapeptide-transferase, with protein sequence MLYYFLVPLVGEWTALNVFRYITFRSLGALITALVISVLLGPRFIAWLRRVKCGQYIHEDVTAHAAKAGTPTMGGIMIIFSLGLSLLLWADMTNAYVWQTFFVFVGFGAVGLWDDLTKLRHHENRGISGRAKMSGQCLVALVAMWLLYINDNCDTTLLIPFVKEWTPDLGIFYVPFGVFVMVAASNAVNLTDGLDGLAIGPTIVASAVFAIFIYVTGNARLASYLLVPYVPGIGEVTVFCAALVGAGLGFLWFNAYPAQVFMGDVGSLSLGGVLGYLALLSKQELVLAVVGGLFVVETLSVIMQVGYFRWTGGKRLFRMAPLHHHFELKGVPESKIIIRFWITSILLALVALSMLKLR
- the murF gene encoding UDP-N-acetylmuramoyl-tripeptide--D-alanyl-D-alanine ligase translates to MRIELEALAAAVGCPLAGGGGQTVSAVTTDSRAVRPGSLFVCIAGEHTDGHVYARQAEAAGAVAILGTRPVEGLTVPYLLVDDAVQALGQMAALWRTRCASVRVVGITGTAGKTTIKELLAHVLSLHGKTARNAANHNNQIGMPLSMLSTDGDEAFWVMEAGISHEGDMDDLGAILRPDLALILNVGPGHTEGLGARGVAWHKARLLSYVPRNGICLVNADYPDLVREARAVRADLCYFTAEGRPLQFRGAPTGRQGERGRYRLWLDGTPCDVLAPFQGDYGTENCIAVAAAAYLLGLPAETIVRGIAGAEMPGQRFARRIIGPWKAIDDTYNANPLSMRRMLDTAADMAQREAADSFIPVLGEMRELGDVSEAEHEKLGRHLAELRPVAVIWKGGQAEAVRTGLERGGYHGPFLEPEDAAAFCGVMAELGRGLPHGALVLFKGSRSNRLEGWLEALSQAQA
- the murD gene encoding UDP-N-acetylmuramoyl-L-alanine--D-glutamate ligase → MTQEQCGAWQRNAEEAGKLAVVVGAGRSGLAAARLLRKRGARVRLLESNAKALDAVAQENLRRDGIEVLTGEHREAFFGGASLVVPSPALPVARLREMMGAWAHDPQCRILSEMELAWRCLDGETVLAVTGTSGKTTTVSLMAAMLRQAGRRVFLGGNIGTPLSEYLLAGRKADVLVLEVSSFQLQGCTTFRPHVGVILNISPNHLDYHKDMDEYTEAKFRLFQCQTEDDIAILHEDLRPLAASFGLRARQIFLPDVCAPRFPGSRLLGRHNRFNEEAAWQACRAVGVSEADAAAAVAAFQPLPHRLEQVGMHHGVLYVNDSKCTTVSALRVALEAFAQPVRLLCGGKYKGGDLEALLPLLQRHVKEVALFGGSREYFENAWKGSVPLHWHEYLKDAVQALAATAERGDVVLLAPATSSFDQYASYARRGEDFRRIVGDLA